From one Plasmodium yoelii strain 17X genome assembly, chromosome: 12 genomic stretch:
- a CDS encoding structural maintenance of chromosomes protein 6, putative, with the protein MHLDTNDSCGRKDDNNLNVLVKKKEKKRKRDGSENSYENNNHGENCKENIIKINNDSILNDSEIYDNNLLGNKDYIKKNQVEKKKNDKINYIKKNTKLMKINTDLNNYSSDIQNDVDMLDSSKSSSATFFSKKIINEKKNDTNLSLRTEMSNNSGNDSDSSNWLENIIRDKEENTGQNFEQNGNVNFSEPLIQESKKNDTKELYDDEFENNVFNINLLEDVDIKSFYGTTGKIIKLRIRNFLNHENLELSFNCYKNIIIGKNGKGKSAIAQAIAVGLGSQGKNAGRDASIANYIKDYDKNKKNLICHIEIFLSNSGINSFKRNIYGDILVVKRIISSHSSKFYIYGLNNCNRKFGLMYPIYGDTSKRVHSVQNTLENSFNCESTSNLNANYYHSVSQKIEKNKEAIFKQAQKRGYIENYLNVIKLNIKSPCVYLDQEKGKMFFSNISDKGLYKFFMTSVGLDVVEEEIDKETSQLEECEKQIKQKEILLSPQVEELNNMKKRNDLLCYEFKKLKKYDNGYKVFVFYELLKSTIIYFNEYLKYENLKNEKVINNIENQMCNIIKKNECIKEELKKLINMDNKIYNLVSKNMTKINKYNNMLNELKDLKTSYIKQKEDTISDLNILNKRKENKNLIKEHLNKYEQQMNLLNEKMTHEKKKEINLQNEINQKENQIYDLEYSIQQIQNQIEEIDKQIDIITSQATEIQKIKNIHIKKKMYIYGYDIYSIRNNIKHTYKILNKSEREYFPIPEEWKLTNKTSTNLGIYENKNENIFKYEPIGPIGEYIKINDRNKNDKILSIIEKHLGDIFYSWLVSCYEDKNNLIKASNFGKNNFGKNNIGKLNIIVTNSFNHITRQNLLQNINYFLKKINGNTIYSYLNIELLPTSLLFYLYDNFKIAQTLICNDSNQLQEILNTNDKRNIKSIYVINEYVLVKVMSNGGLHYQPFKEENYKNPIFLNFEKNENDFSYNKENNQNSNNLNNKENGDNNSGLTKEEQLKDLKIEKMKKKDEIVFTSKKILSYKNVIEKLNESIKKCKLSQEELNYQLKNVDELIQNHDKIFSEQLDAKINEIDENTNEINEYINIIENKKKNAEKLSFFHKYFMSTHIDYLKKKKKKFNNMIEEYDNLNEILIKLEKDKLKNDEICIKNKQKFLASLNKLHSIYFETLNKDSSLNKFFFKNPFLVLKGRSLNVEIENVVIEKKVDKNNIIDKNNTIDKNNTIDKKYQDSEFSSSESEHIINNNYENEYIDMRITTNKFTRNEFEKESFSVPIPLSCLSSFNKMFIMSKDCENSIENIENKCNGNSNKINENMSNMNDKDQESEITYIINLEKYVKDILNNILKFNDQGNENNYNKNKESKQNEIEEEINNLWNDNKINIEGKKYSDILWKKRCEKKMEIIEILKAHGFNNNESTDNSINVFFNNLIDQYSNEEKCYNIQMKQISDLKKNYYMHLSNIKLRKVKYSKVLNKTKEQVTSHFINILKSMNNYKGKIEFDDLKKIIKVMISINQDSSNNIFMEISSLSGGERSTIQMALLASMSLTESSSFHMFDELDVYMDELTRVKNMQQFCKFIETSGNKQYFFITPHIEITELFLEEAKEKKAKIFSLS; encoded by the exons ATGCATTTAGATACTAATGATAGTTGTGGAAGAAAGGATgacaataatttaaatgtattggttaaaaaaaaagaaaaaaaaagaaaaagagaTGGGTCGGAAAATtcatatgaaaataataaccaTGGAGAAAATTgcaaagaaaatattataaaaataaacaacgattctattttaaatgattctgaaatatatgataataacTTATTGGGTAATAAagattatattaaaaaaaatcaagttgaaaaaaaaaaaaatgataaaattaactatattaaaaaaaatacaaaattaatgaaaataaatacagATTTAAATAACTATTCTAGTGATATACAAAATGATGTAGACATGTTAGATTCAAGCAAAAGTAGTTCCgctacatttttttcaaaaaaaataataaatgaaaaaaaaaatgatacaaatTTATCACTAAGAACAGAAATGAGTAATAATAGTGGAAATGATAGTGATAGCTCAAATTGGctagaaaatattattagagataaagaagaaaatacgGGGCAAAATTTCGAGCAAAATGGGAATGTGAATTTTAGTGAGCCTCTTATCCAAGAgtctaaaaaaaatgacacaAAAGAGTTATATGATGAcgaatttgaaaataatgtatttaacattaatttattagaaGATGTAGATATAAAAAGTTTTTATGGAACTACtgggaaaataataaaattaagaatacggaattttttaaatcatgaAAATTTAGAATTATCTTTTaattgttataaaaatataattattggaaaaaatggaaaaggTAAAAGTGCTATAGCTCAAGCTATAGCTGTTGGATTAGGTAGTCAAGGAAAAAATGCAGGTCGAGATGCAAGTATAgctaattatataaaagattatgataaaaataaaaaaaatttaatttgtcatatcgaaatatttttatcaaattctggtattaattcatttaaaagaaatatatatggaGATATACTAGTAGTGAAAAGAATTATATCTTCTCATAGTagtaaattttatatttatggaCTCAATAATTGTAATCGAAAATTTGGTTTAATGTATCCAATTTATGGTGACACATCAAAACGGGTTCATTCGGTTCAAAATACATTAGAAAATTCGTTTAATTGTGAAAGCACATCTAATTTAAATGCAAATTATTACCATTCAGTAAGccaaaaaatagaaaaaaataaagaagcaATATTTAAACAAGCACAAAAACGAGGATATATAGAAAACTATCTTaatgtaataaaattgaatataaaaagtcCATGTGTATATTTAGATCAAGAAAAAGGTAAAATgttttttagtaatattagTGATAAaggattatataaattttttatgacATCTGTTGGTTTAGATGTAGTAGAAGAAGAAATTGATAAAGAAACTAGCCAATTAGAAGAATGtgaaaaacaaataaaacaaaaagaaatattattatcaccaCAAGTAgaagaattaaataatatgaaaaaaagaaatgatttattatgttatgaatttaaaaaattaaaaaaatatgacaaTGGTTATAAggtttttgtattttatgaattattaaaaagtactataatttattttaatgaatatttaaaatatgaaaatttaaaaaatgaaaaagtaataaataatatagaaaaccAAATgtgtaatattattaaaaaaaatgaatgtaTTAAAGAGgaactaaaaaaattaataaatatggataataaaatatataatttagttTCGAAAAATATgacaaaaataaacaaatataataatatgctaaatgaattaaaagatttaaaaactagttatataaaacaaaaagaaGACACAATAAGTGATTTAAACATATTgaataaaagaaaagaaaataaaaatttaataaaagaacatttaaataaatatgaacaacaaatgaatttattaaatgaaaaaatgacacatgaaaaaaaaaaagaaataaatttacaaaatgaaataaatcaAAAAGAAAATCAAATTTATGATTTAGAATATTCTATACAACAAATCCAAAATCAAATTGAAGAAATAGATAAACAAATAGATATAATTACTAGCCAAGCAActgaaatacaaaaaataaaaaatattcatattaaaaaaaaaatgtatatatatggttatgatatatattcaatacggaataatataaaacatacatataaaattcTGAACAAATCTGAAAGAGAATATTTTCCAATTCCAGAAGAATGgaaattaacaaataaaacaTCTACAAATTTAggtatatatgaaaataaaaatgaaaatatatttaaatatgaaCCCATTGGACCTATTggagaatatataaaaattaatgatcgaaataaaaatgataaaattctTTCTATAATTGAAAAACATCTTggtgatatattttattcttgGCTAGTCAGTTGTTatgaagataaaaataatttaataaaagctagcaattttggaaaaaacaattttggaaaaaataatattggaaaattaaatataatagttACAAATTCATTTAATCATATAACTCGTCAAAATttattacaaaatataaattattttctaaaaaaaattaatggaaatacaatatattcatatttaaatatagaaTTACTTCCAacatctttattattttatctatatgataattttaaaatagcaCAAACTCTAATTTGCAATGATTCAAATCAATTACAagaaatattaaatactaatgataaaagaaatataaaatctATTTATGTTATTAACGAATATGTTTTAGTCAAAGTTATGTCAAATGGTGGATTACATTATCAACCATTtaaagaagaaaattataaaaatccgatttttttaaatttcgaaaaaaatgaaaatgatttttcatataataaggAAAACAAccaaaatagtaataatttaaataataaagaaaatggagATAATAATAGTGGACTCACAAAAGAAGAACAattaaaagatttaaaaattgaaaaaatgaaaaaaaaagacgaaATAGTTTTTAcatctaaaaaaatattatcatataaaaatgtaatagaaaaattaaatgaatctataaaaaaatgtaaactTTCACAAGAAGAATTAAATTATCAACTCAAAAATGTTGATGAACTTATACAGAATcatgataaaatattttctgaACAATTAGATGCCAAAATTAATGAGATAGATGAAAATACAAATGAgattaatgaatatataaatataattgaaaacaaaaaaaaaaatgcagaaaaattgtcattttttcataaatattttatgtcTACACATATAgactatttaaaaaaaaaaaaaaaaaaattcaacaATATGATAGAAgaatatgataatttaaatgaaatattaattaaactAGAAAAagacaaattaaaaaatgatgaaatttgtataaaaaataaacaaaaattcTTAGCATCTTTGAATAAATTacattctatatattttgagACGTTAAATAAAGATTCTTCtcttaataaatttttttttaaaaatccATTTTTGGTATTAAAAGGCAGGTCATTAAATGTGGAAATAGAAAATGTAGTTATAGAAAAAAAggtagataaaaataatataatagataaaaacaatacaatagataaaaacaatacaatagataaaaaatacCAAGATTCTGAATTTTCTTCATCAGAAAGTGAAcacattattaataataattatgaaaatgaatatattgaTATGCGAATTACTACAAATAAGTTTACAAGAAATGAATTTGAAAAGGAATCATTTAGTGTGCCTATTCCACTATCTTGTTTAAgttcatttaataaaatgtttattatGTCTAAAGATTGTGAAAATAGTAtagaaaatattgaaaataagtGTAACGGAAATtcgaataaaataaatgaaaatatgtcTAATATGAATGATAAAGACCAAGAAAGCgaaataacatatataataaatttagaaaaatatgttaaagatattttaaataatatattaaaatttaatgatcagggaaatgaaaataattataacaaaaataaagaatcgaaacaaaatgaaatagAAGAAGAAATTAATAACTTATggaatgataataaaataaatatagaaggaaaaaaatattcagatattttatggaaaaaaagatgtgaaaaaaaaatggaaattatTGAAATACTTAAAGCACATggttttaataataatgaatcaACAGATAATTcaataaatgttttttttaataatttaatagatCAATAttcaaatgaagaaaaatgttataatattcaaatgaaacaaatatctgatttaaaaaaaaattattatatgcatttatCTAATATTAAACTTCGAAAAGTTAAATATTCTAAggttttaaataaaacaaaagaacAAGTTACTAGCCattttataaacatattaaaaaGTATGAATAATTATAAAGGTAAAATTGAATTtgatgatttaaaaaaaattattaaagttATGATATCAATCAATCAAGATTCatctaataatatttttatggaaATTTCGTCTTTATCGGGTGGAGAAAGATCTACTATACAAATGGCCCTTTTAGCTTCTATGTCTCTAACTGAAAGTTCGTCATTTCATATGTTTGACGAACTTGATGTATATATGGATGAGCTTACTCGAGTTAAAAA CATGCAACAATTCTGCAAATTCATTGAAACCAGTGGCAATAAACAATATTTCTTCATAACACCCCACATTGAAATAACAGAACTCTTTTTGG aGGAGGCAAAGGAAAAAAAGGCTAAAATCTTTAGTTTGTCATAA
- a CDS encoding testis-specific adriamycin sensitivity protein: protein MEESKRYISNEFLEEFEDNEENIILIKKKINELSFRLNSENEKHANQSIYCGIGGILYMDIILYEHNNDYIYLEFGNNILKKINNYTCKNCISFLEGNIGVISLSCVLNQYIENNKSLEKNIKTLVQNIKENSKELLQINSNCELLYGKSGYIYSVLFCKNTWINSKFRFFILKNLYNVMNSIFEYGLTKAEKHFNNTFLSLYFKWHKQIYLGSAHGYAGIFLILYKLIIFFYKYINDLSISLILCYNDELINLNDLDENEINKCKNVVISKLDDNIKLIYKVVDEIFQFYLTDEYNVYSSVRRKHKSEEKDNVIDNFKKKKKKEQLIQWCHGNVGFIILLIELLKYKYVPIYFKEKYNHEFLENMGYLIWEKGLLYKGFGLCHGISGNGIVFLYLYNLTNDKKWYIMALKYALFSIKYFKKFYNIPDRPDSLYEGYAGLIVFLSFVLKPDLTYFLGYDFPNSIISTHM, encoded by the coding sequence ATGGAAGAAAGTAAACGATATATCTCGAATGAATTTCTGGAAGAATTTGAAGacaatgaagaaaatataattttaataaaaaaaaaaattaacgaATTATCATTTCGATTAAATAGTGAAAATGAGAAACATGCAAATCAATCAATTTATTGTGGAATTGGTGGTATACTATATATggatataatattgtatgaacataataatgattatatatatttggaatttggtaataatatattaaaaaaaataaataattatacatgtaaaaattgtataagtTTTTTAGAAGGAAATATTGGTGTAATTAGTTTATCATGTGTTTTAAAtcaatatatagaaaataataaaagtttagaaaaaaatataaaaacattaGTTCAAAACATTAAAGAAAATTCAAAAGAGTTGTtacaaataaatagtaattgtgaattattatatggaaaaagtggatatatatattctgttttattttgtaaaaatacaTGGATAAATAGTAAATTtagattttttatattaaaaaatttatataatgttatGAATTCAATATTTGAATATGGTTTAACAAAAGCTGAAAAgcattttaataatacattcCTTAGTTTATATTTCAAATGgcataaacaaatatatttaggAAGTGCACATGGGTATGCaggtatatttttaatattatataagcttattatatttttctataaatatattaatgatttatctatatcattaattttatgttataatgacgaattaataaatttaaatgatttagacgaaaatgaaataaataaatgtaaaaatgtaGTTATTTCAAAACttgatgataatataaaacttataTATAAAGTAGTAGATGAAatatttcaattttatttaaccGACGAATATAATGTTTATTCATCAGTTAGAAGAAAACATAAAAGTGAAGAAAAAGATAATGTAATTGataatttcaaaaaaaaaaaaaaaaaagaacaatTAATTCAATGGTGTCATGGAAATGTAGGATTTATTATTCTTTTGattgaattattaaaatataaatatgtaccaatttattttaaagaaaaatataatcacgaatttttagaaaatatgGGTTATTTAATTTGGGAAAAAGGTTTGTTATATAAAGGTTTTGGGTTATGTCATGGTATATCAGGTAATGggattgtttttttatatttatataatttaacaaatgataaaaaatggtATATTATGGCATTAAAATATGCTCTTTTTTCtatcaaatattttaaaaaattttataacattCCAGATAGACCTGATtcattatatgaaggttatGCAGGTTTAAtagtttttttatcatttgttTTAAAGCCAGATTTGACATACTTTCTTGGATATGATTTTCCAAATAGTATTATTTCTACTCATATGTAA
- a CDS encoding WD repeat-containing protein, putative translates to MNSIKRIYGNHGVKCMQFLSPNLVCISFGNIIKIINIINKDILLEYAVSSSSNIYGLIYKKCDQNKGILICHGVHKIYAYKLCIDKCSLKLLSKFCLNKWILKIKFFNSTQKKNDYTLITCLSNGSVVLLDIYKCIILQKWKFNDIFLLYSADIYIKKKKKKKKSYKIIIAGGTPFNKILLWNINITKKDEQNGEKEKEQIATPLEHYQELEGHRGIIFKVKFFKKSKYLGSVSDDREGIIWSKIKKEENDNNIVLNKSANFLFYYKIDKILTGHDARIWDIEMCRYKNNIYFVTSSEDSTCIIYEIQNKIKENYINNKSVCRQNGIPFKYSSTCSGSIRFILFNTSYNILLSGFDNGSVHFISIHTLIKNNSKINCIKNKQIDKENKSESICENNSNLYYYDPDILKKNNMINFLDDNLNKELDKTNDWIRSINHINMTNIIICTNFGKIYILKTNKINNRLLLLHKIDDKNSLLTCLTFYGLNYICLGFSNGFSSFLFLSNFKDNNNSNINFSNYFKCFSHRVSDMNLIPLSNLSYKKITSFIEYKNLVDILYLNLKKDTLNNTKQTILDSNNTIYASTDDSTFYKLIYNTEMETNVELSKVESFVSNFLLATFDHTGNIKFFGVQNEDGKINFIEISETFIDVKNQKSKIISFNYALREKYTKQESQNNLNTLIFLGDEYGCIFIIYLKIPIQIKENKRIYDFTNLTIKYKDKIRVHSNRKVFDIKIIDGFIYSCGQNGNIIKYQLYKNKVYTLYKLCLIKIPYYSSIYKLIPIFINTKKDSTSDKSGSTCDKSGSTCDKSGSTLAPGNDTTYSQEDNIHNIIVCCFKEKKFVLYDLKNKIEYFSIECGGFRRPLSIFMKYTNNFINTFSFCFCKEKNIYFYFKELNQNKSNIIPYNQIYINSDFHTKSISSILWINKNYFITSSEDGTIKILFSKPIRQNQESKSDIFDQKKNTKKNTKNNTKKNTKKNTKKKYNSRNYIRNRIEVVQNIYNHNAPIFSICFLKNSFYKFRNLRFLASVGAKNSINLFYIFINNNNVPIMYHIEKLKVPVFSSNLRFLCVEGTYKISKYTENSYTIHFDIFIGTSMGHIFRYNNGIYEFIIYKNIVFTKIQKHINLTNSYNLHSTILSINLVNIFKNKISNNIYNGSNHIPHDMLQKSDSNKLSFFIKKNNKMNKKEIHNILVCGLNNGNVYIYHIEETKMNLLKKIKVHQNGINQIAIKKKNNRILHIFTCGDDQSVNILSIQIKDKIKQLENRADGNSQNISNNSNTQKRFKIFILQNTNLPNSHYSSIRAIIKFSNYVITTSWDQYISIWKINGCSANKNGGKNSGKNTRGSSDKNTCGSDQNVVSLSILKKFKMAVYDVSCLSYLPVKKKKNILKNCENKLKPSEFHNSEFRNLETNRTNYNCKVYLSVGGTNGSIECFSLSLAK, encoded by the coding sequence ATGAATAGCATAAAAAGAATTTATGGTAACCATGGGGTAAAATGTATGCAGTTTTTGAGCCCCAATTTAGTATGTATTTCTTttggaaatattataaaaataataaatataataaataaagatatattgTTAGAATATGCAGTTTCAAGTAGTAGTAACATATATGGATTGATTTATAAAAAGTGTGATCAAAATAAAGGTATATTAATATGTCATGGggtacataaaatatatgccTACAAATTATGCATAGATAAATGttctttaaaattattatctaaattttgtttaaataaatggatattaaaaataaaattttttaattctactcaaaaaaaaaatgactatACTTTAATTACATGTTTAAGCAATGGTTCTGTTGTATTATTagacatatataaatgtattattttacaaaagtggaaatttaatgatatatttttactatatagtgccgatatttatataaaaaaaaaaaaaaaaaaaaaaaaaagctataaaattataatagcTGGAGGTACCCCCTTCAATAAAATATTGCTATGGAATATAAACATCACAAAAAAGGATGAACAAAATGGGGAAAAGGAAAAAGAACAAATCGCAACTCCGCTGGAGCATTATCAAGAATTGGAGGGACATAgaggtataatatttaaagtgaaattttttaaaaaatcaaaatatctTGGTTCAGTATCTGATGATAGAGAAGGAATAATTTGgtctaaaataaaaaaggaagaaaatgataataatatagttttaAATAAATCTGCCAATTTTCTGTTTTACTATAAAATAGATAAGATACTAACTGGACATGATGCTAGAATATGGGATATTGAAATGTgcagatataaaaataatatttatttcgttACATCTAGTGAAGATTCTActtgtattatatatgaaatacaaaataaaattaaagaaaattatataaacaataaaaGTGTGTGTAGACAAAATGGAATTCCTTTCAAATATTCAAGTACATGTTCAGGATCAATtagatttattttatttaatacatcttataatattttactttcAGGATTTGATAACGGTTCTGTACATTTTATTTCGATTCAtacattaataaaaaataattccaaaataaattgtataaaaaataaacaaatagataaagaaaataaatcagAATCTATTTgtgaaaataattcaaatctttattattatgatcctgatattttaaaaaaaaataatatgataaattttttagatgataatttaaataaagaattagATAAAACTAATGATTGGATTAGGTCTataaatcatataaatatgactaatataataatttgtacaaattttggaaaaatttatattttaaaaactaataaaataaataatagattattattgttacatAAAATTGACGATAAAAATTCTTTATTAACATGTTTAACTTTTTATggattaaattatatttgtctTGGATTTAGTAATggtttttcttcttttttatttttatcaaattttaaagataataataattcaaatataaatttttcaaattattttaaatgtttttcaCATCGAGTAAGTGATATGAATCTAATTCCTTTATCTaatttaagttataaaaaaattacatcatttattgaatataaaaatttagttgatattttatatttgaacttaaaaaaagatacattaaataatacaaaacAAACTATTTTAGATtctaataatacaatttatgCATCTACTGATGATTCTACATTTTATAAgcttatatataatactgaAATGGAAACAAATGTTGAATTATCTAAAGTAGAATCTTTTGTTTCAAACTTTTTATTAGCCACATTTGATCATACAGGAAATATCAAATTTTTTGGAGTACAAAATGAAGAtggaaaaattaattttattgaaaTATCTGAAACATTTATAGATGTGAAAAAtcaaaaatcaaaaataatatcatttaattatgcattaagagaaaaatatacaaaacaAGAATCTCaaaataatttgaacactttGATATTTTTAGGTGATGAATATggatgtatttttattatttatttaaaaatacctattcaaataaaagaaaataaaagaatatacgattttacaaatttaactattaaatataaagacAAGATACGGGTTCATAGTAATCGAAAAGTCTTTGACATCAAAATAATTGATGGATTCATTTATTCGTGTGGccaaaatggaaatataataaaatatcagttatataaaaataaagtatatacattatataaattatgctTAATTAAAATTCCATATTATTCATCCATTTATAAACTAATTCCAATATTCATTAATACTAAAAAGGATTCTACATCTGACAAAAGCGGTTCTACATGCGACAAAAGCGGTTCTACATGCGACAAAAGCGGTTCTACACTTGCACCTGGTAATGACACAACTTATTCTCAAGAAGATAATATCCATAATATAATTGTTTGCtgttttaaagaaaaaaaatttgttttatatgatttaaaaaataaaattgaatatTTTTCAATAGAATGTGGAGGTTTTAGAAGGCCATTAAgtatttttatgaaatatacaaataattttattaacacattttcattttgtttttgtaaagagaaaaatatttatttttattttaaagaattgaatcaaaataaatcTAATATAATACCATATAaccaaatttatataaattctGATTTCCATACTAAAAGCATTTCTTCTATTTTatggataaataaaaattattttattacatcTTCGGAAGATGGgactataaaaatattattttctaaaccAATTAGACAAAATCAAGAATCCAAATCTGATATATTtgaccaaaaaaaaaacacaaaaaaaaacacaaaaaataacacaaaaaaaaacacaaaaaaaaacacaaaaaaaaaatataacagtAGAAACTATATACGGAATCGAATTGAGGTggttcaaaatatttataatcatAACGCACCAATATTTTCTATTtgctttttaaaaaattcattttataaatttcgAAATCTTCGATTTTTAGCAAGTGTAGGTGCAAAAAATTCTATCaatcttttttatatttttataaataataataatgttccAATTATGTAtcatatagaaaaattaaaagttcCAGTTTTTTCAAGTAATCTTCGATTTTTATGTGTTGAAggaacatataaaatatcaaaatatacaGAAAATAGTTATACCATtcattttgatatatttataggaACATCGATGGGTCATATATTTCGATATAATAATGgaatatatgaatttataatatataaaaatattgtttttacaaaaattcaaaaacatataaatttaaCAAATTCTTACAATTTACATAGTACAATTTTATCAATTAATTTggttaatattttcaaaaataaaatatcaaacaatatatataatgggTCTAATCACATTCCTCATGATATGCTACAAAAATCAGACTCAAATaaattatctttttttattaaaaaaaataacaaaatgaataaaaaagaaatacaTAATATACTAGTATGCGGATTAAATAATggaaatgtttatatttatcatattgAAGAAACtaaaatgaatttattaaaaaaaattaaagtacACCAAAATGGAATTAATCAAATagctattaaaaaaaaaaataatcgaattttacatatttttacatGTGGGGATGACCAATCTGTTAATATACTTTCTATACAAATTAAAGACAAAATAAAGCAGTTAGAAAATAGAGCAGATGGAAATAGTCAAAATATATCTAACAATTCTAATACACAAAAGcgatttaaaatttttattttacaaaatactAACTTGCCCAATTCACATTACTCATCAATTAGAgcaattataaaattttcaaattatgTCATAACAACATCATGGGACCAGTATATTTCTATATGGAAAATAAATGGGTGCAGCGCTAACAAAAACGGTGGAAAAAACAGTGGAAAAAACACACGCGGCAGTAGCGATAAAAACACATGCGGCAGCGACCAAAATGTTGTTAGCTTGTCTATTctcaaaaaatttaaaatggCGGTTTATGACGTCTCATGCCTAAGTTATTTGccagttaaaaaaaaaaaaaatattttaaaaaattgcgAAAATAAACTAAAGCCATCAGAATTCCATAACTCAGAATTCCGTAACTTAGAAACTAATCGAACGAATTATAATTGCAAAGTGTATTTATCAGTTGGTGGCACAAATGGCAGTATCGAATGTTTCTCATTAAGTCTGGCAAAATAA